The DNA sequence CAGCCCGACGGCACCAGCGCACCCCTGGAGAtcgtgctgctggccaaggtgtCCACCGGCTTCCCTGGTGTcgtgcagctgctggagtggctCGAGCTCCCCAACAACATCGTGATGGTGCTGGAGCGGCCAGAGCGCTCTCAGGACCTCCTGCGTTTCATTCGGGCACGGGGGTTCCTGTGCGAGGAGGTGGCGCGGGAGCTGTTCcgccaggtgctggaggccgTGCGGCACTGCACCAGCTGCGGGGTCCTGCACCGCGACATCAAGCCAGAGAACATCCTGGTTGACCTGGCCAGCGGGCAGGCCAAATTGATCGACTTTGGCTGTGGCACCTACCTGCAAGACACAGCCTACACTTACTTTGCAGGTGAGCCTAcgcagggctgtgctcccgCTCCTGGCATCTCATGGCCCGACATCTCCCAGCCCAAGCTGGCTGTGGCAGCGGGCATTCTCCCTtttgctgccaggcaggggacTGAGCCTCCAGCTGGCTTGCTTTTGAGccgggctgggtggggaggcatcttccagccctgctggcagcctttgccagccactctgccctggacttgggctggggcagccaggctgacaAAAACC is a window from the Motacilla alba alba isolate MOTALB_02 unplaced genomic scaffold, Motacilla_alba_V1.0_pri HiC_scaffold_28, whole genome shotgun sequence genome containing:
- the LOC119696278 gene encoding serine/threonine-protein kinase pim-1-like, which produces MVGAEKCHEWAKAGEWAVFLRQCSLELRDGELPFCASKPEQKAVAAGPAAGAGGGRGGGGRGAAAEEEEEKREAGSRQGGRRAEPAAALGLQVAIKRVPRNRIRHWDELPDGTSAPLEIVLLAKVSTGFPGVVQLLEWLELPNNIVMVLERPERSQDLLRFIRARGFLCEEVARELFRQVLEAVRHCTSCGVLHRDIKPENILVDLASGQAKLIDFGCGTYLQDTAYTYFAGEPTQGCAPAPGISWPDISQPKLAVAAGILPFAARQGTEPPAGLLLSRAGWGGIFQPCWQPLPATLPWTWAGAARLTKTPVGGGSREAQPAPMHQPA